A single Pseudomonas sp. HN11 DNA region contains:
- a CDS encoding ABC transporter permease subunit — protein MFSFIARRLGLLIPTFFGITLLTFALIRMIPGDPVEVMMGERRVDPEMHAQAMERLGLNKPLYAQYLDYVGKLAQGDLGESLRTRTSVWTEFTALFPATLELSMAALLFAGILGLLAGVIAALKRGSLFDHGVMGISLAGYSMPIFWWGLILIMFFSVSLGWTPVSGRIDLLYDIEPRTGFMLIDTLLADEPDAFWDALHHLILPAIVLGTIPLAVIARMTRSSMLEVLREDYIRTAKAKGLSPARVVFVHGLRNALIPVLTVVGLQVGTLLAGAVLTETIFSWPGIGKWLIEAIGARDYPVVQNGILLIACLVILVNFVVDILYGFANPRIRHQR, from the coding sequence ATGTTTAGTTTTATTGCCCGCCGACTGGGGTTACTGATCCCCACGTTTTTCGGCATAACGTTGCTCACGTTTGCGTTGATTCGCATGATCCCTGGCGACCCCGTCGAAGTCATGATGGGCGAGCGGCGCGTCGACCCCGAGATGCACGCACAGGCAATGGAACGCCTCGGCCTTAACAAGCCGCTGTATGCGCAATACCTGGATTACGTCGGCAAACTCGCCCAGGGTGACCTTGGCGAATCGCTGCGTACTCGCACCAGCGTGTGGACCGAATTCACCGCACTCTTCCCGGCGACCCTGGAACTGTCCATGGCCGCCCTGCTGTTCGCCGGTATCCTGGGCCTGTTGGCCGGGGTGATCGCGGCCTTGAAGCGAGGATCCCTGTTCGACCATGGGGTGATGGGCATCTCCCTGGCGGGATACTCGATGCCGATCTTCTGGTGGGGCCTGATCCTGATCATGTTCTTCTCGGTCAGCCTGGGCTGGACTCCGGTTTCCGGGCGTATCGACCTGCTCTACGACATCGAGCCGCGCACCGGCTTCATGCTGATCGACACCCTGCTGGCCGACGAGCCGGACGCGTTCTGGGACGCCCTGCACCACCTGATCCTGCCGGCCATCGTGCTGGGTACCATCCCGCTGGCGGTGATTGCGCGGATGACCCGTTCGTCGATGCTCGAAGTATTGCGTGAAGACTACATCCGCACCGCCAAGGCCAAAGGCCTGTCGCCGGCGCGCGTGGTGTTTGTGCACGGCCTGCGTAACGCGCTGATCCCGGTACTGACCGTGGTCGGCCTGCAAGTCGGCACCCTGCTGGCCGGTGCGGTTTTGACCGAAACCATCTTCTCCTGGCCCGGCATCGGCAAATGGCTGATTGAAGCCATTGGCGCGCGGGACTACCCGGTGGTGCAGAACGGCATCCTGCTGATCGCCTGCCTGGTTATCCTGGTGAACTTCGTGGTGGATATCCTCTACGGCTTCGCCAACCCACGCATCCGTCACCAGCGCTGA
- a CDS encoding ABC transporter substrate-binding protein: MKLLPLQAAMAAALLSVAIGVSAKPLVVCTEASPEGFDPVLYTTAVTADAAAETMFNRLVDFKPGTTEVIPALAKDLPEISADGLTYTFHLRDDIKFHTTDYFKPTRNMNADDVLWSFQRQLDPNHPWHKKSNVGYPYFESMGFKELLKSVEKIDDHTVVFTLTRPEAPFLADLAMAFSSIHSAEYADQLLKSGKTDDLNAKPIGTGPFIFTRYAKDAQVRFKANPDYFRGKPPADPLILAITTDNNVRLQKLKANECQIALYPKPDDVPSMKADPNLKVAELAAMTTAYTALNTTHKYMSDARVRHAINIAFDKKGYNESLYGKGNAVDATAPYPNTLLGFSDKLKNPPRDLDKARALLKEAGVPEGTEFTLFTRNGGGPTNPNPMLGAQRMQADLAQIGLKVNIKVMEWGEMLKRAKNGEHDMVSAGWAGDNGDPDNFLTPNLSCDAAKNGENYARWCNKEFQDLIDKARADAEPTQRAALYEQALDVFDKDQPWIPMAYPKMFTAMRKNVEGYTQSPLTTNNFATTQVK; the protein is encoded by the coding sequence ATGAAATTGCTCCCACTACAAGCCGCCATGGCTGCCGCGCTGTTGAGCGTGGCGATCGGCGTTTCGGCCAAACCACTGGTGGTCTGCACCGAAGCCAGTCCGGAAGGTTTCGACCCGGTGCTATACACCACCGCCGTGACCGCTGACGCCGCGGCTGAAACCATGTTCAACCGCCTGGTAGACTTCAAGCCCGGCACCACCGAAGTGATCCCCGCGCTGGCCAAAGACCTGCCCGAGATCAGCGCCGATGGCCTGACCTACACCTTTCACCTGCGTGACGACATCAAGTTCCACACCACCGACTACTTCAAGCCCACGCGCAACATGAACGCCGACGACGTGCTTTGGAGTTTCCAGCGCCAGCTGGACCCGAATCACCCGTGGCATAAAAAGTCCAACGTGGGCTACCCCTACTTCGAAAGCATGGGCTTCAAGGAACTGCTCAAGAGCGTAGAAAAGATCGACGATCACACTGTCGTCTTTACCCTGACCCGCCCTGAAGCACCGTTTTTGGCCGACCTGGCCATGGCGTTCTCCTCGATTCACTCCGCCGAGTATGCTGACCAGTTGCTCAAGTCCGGCAAGACCGATGACCTGAATGCCAAGCCGATCGGCACCGGGCCGTTCATCTTCACCCGCTATGCCAAGGACGCCCAGGTGCGCTTCAAGGCCAACCCGGATTACTTCCGTGGCAAGCCGCCGGCTGATCCGCTGATCCTGGCGATTACCACCGACAACAACGTGCGTCTGCAAAAGCTCAAGGCCAACGAGTGCCAGATCGCGCTGTATCCGAAACCGGATGACGTGCCGAGCATGAAGGCCGACCCGAACCTGAAGGTGGCGGAACTGGCGGCGATGACCACCGCCTACACCGCGCTGAACACCACCCACAAGTACATGAGCGACGCACGGGTACGCCACGCAATCAACATCGCGTTCGACAAGAAAGGCTATAACGAATCCCTGTACGGCAAAGGCAATGCAGTGGATGCCACCGCCCCTTATCCAAACACCCTGCTGGGCTTCAGCGACAAGCTGAAAAACCCGCCACGTGACCTCGACAAGGCCCGCGCCCTGCTCAAGGAAGCCGGTGTGCCGGAAGGCACAGAGTTCACTCTGTTCACCCGTAACGGCGGCGGCCCGACCAACCCTAACCCGATGCTCGGCGCCCAGCGCATGCAGGCGGATCTGGCGCAGATCGGCCTGAAGGTGAATATCAAAGTCATGGAATGGGGCGAAATGCTCAAACGTGCTAAAAACGGTGAGCACGACATGGTTTCCGCCGGTTGGGCGGGGGATAACGGCGACCCGGATAACTTCCTCACGCCGAACCTGAGTTGCGATGCAGCGAAAAACGGCGAAAACTACGCCCGCTGGTGTAACAAAGAGTTTCAAGACTTGATCGACAAGGCCCGTGCTGATGCTGAACCGACCCAGCGCGCGGCACTCTATGAACAAGCATTGGACGTTTTCGACAAGGACCAACCGTGGATTCCCATGGCTTACCCGAAAATGTTCACCGCCATGCGCAAGAACGTAGAGGGTTATACCCAAAGCCCACTGACGACAAATAACTTCGCCACTACCCAGGTGAAGTAA